A genomic stretch from Telopea speciosissima isolate NSW1024214 ecotype Mountain lineage chromosome 7, Tspe_v1, whole genome shotgun sequence includes:
- the LOC122668034 gene encoding sm-like protein LSM3B, whose amino-acid sequence MASEEESTVKEPLDLIRLSLDERIYVKLRSDRELRGKLHAYDQHLNMILGDVEEIITTVEIDDETYEEIVRTTRRTVPFLFVRGDGVILVSPPLRTA is encoded by the exons ATGGCGAGCGAAGAAGAAAGCACAGTGAAGGAGCCCCTCGATCTCATCAGACTCAGCCTTGACGAGCGAATCTATGTCAAGCTTCGCTCTGATAGAGAACTCAGAGGAAAACTACAC GCCTATGAtcagcatttaaatatgatacTAGGTGATGTTGAAGAAATCATTACTACGGTAGAAATTGATGATGAAACTTATGAAGAGATTGTTCGG ACAACAAGACGCACTGTTCCATTTCTTTTTGTCAGGGGAGATGGTGTGATATTGGTTTCTCCACCATTGAGGACTGCTTGA
- the LOC122666568 gene encoding protein BOLA2: MGVTKEEVEATLTSKLNPSRIEVTDTSGGCGASFEIEIVSEQFEGKRLLERHRMVNTALAEEMKQIHALSIKKALTPAQWKQQQESNSTQSA, encoded by the exons ATGGGAGTAACGAAGGAGGAGGTTGAAGCTACCTTGACTTCAAAATTGAACCCTTCTCGCATC GAAGTAACTGATACATCTGGAGG TTGTGGTGCAAGCTTTGAGATTGAGATTGTATCAGAACAGTTTGAAGGGAAGAGATTGCTGGAAAGGCATCGGATGGTGAACACTGCATTGGCAGAGGAGATGAAACAAATCCATGCACTCTCAATAAAGAAAGCTCTTACTCCTGCACAGTGGAAACAGCAACAAGAGTCGAACAGTACTCAATCTGCATAG